Proteins found in one Haloferax litoreum genomic segment:
- a CDS encoding bifunctional N(6)-L-threonylcarbamoyladenine synthase/serine/threonine protein kinase, producing the protein MRILGIEGTAWAASAAVFETDDPDALRAGTDRTPEPSADHIFIESNPYQPDSGGIHPREAAEHMGTAIPEVVETALDHAAARHDGDGPVVDAVAFSRGPGLGPCLRIVGTAARSVAQTLDVPLVGVNHMVAHLEIGRYQSGFESPVCLNASGANAHLLGYHNGRYRVLGETMDTGVGNAIDKFTRHVGWTHPGGPKVEAAAKDGEYVELPYVVKGMDFSFSGIMSAAKDEADAGTPVEDISAGLQETIFGMLTEVAERALSLTGTDELVLGGGVGNNARLREMLAEMCDQRGAKFHAPEPRFLGDNAGMIALLGARMFAAGDTLAVEDSAVDPNFRPDQVEVTWRGTDESVARAYTDDGAIRGAEATVDIGTDEVVKRRVPKTYRHPELDDRLRRERTKAEARLTSDARRVGVRTPIIRDVDPVDGVITFQRVGDADLAERLDPAAVRVVGEYLARLHEAGIVHGDPTTRNIRVGTGPDGETHVHLIDFGLGFHTGHVEDHAMDLHVFAQSVEGTADDAGPLVDALEAGYESVGSEEVIARLRDVESRGRYR; encoded by the coding sequence ATGCGCATTCTCGGAATCGAAGGTACTGCGTGGGCCGCGAGCGCCGCGGTTTTCGAGACGGACGACCCCGACGCCCTTCGCGCCGGAACCGACCGAACTCCAGAGCCGTCTGCAGACCACATCTTCATCGAATCGAACCCGTATCAACCCGACAGCGGCGGCATCCACCCGCGCGAGGCGGCCGAACACATGGGAACCGCCATCCCCGAAGTGGTCGAAACCGCCCTCGACCACGCCGCCGCCAGACACGACGGAGACGGCCCTGTCGTCGACGCAGTCGCGTTCTCTCGCGGGCCGGGGCTTGGCCCGTGTCTCCGTATCGTCGGCACTGCGGCCCGGTCTGTCGCCCAGACGCTGGACGTACCGCTCGTCGGCGTCAACCACATGGTGGCCCACCTCGAAATCGGTCGCTACCAGTCCGGGTTCGAGTCGCCCGTCTGCCTGAACGCCTCTGGCGCGAACGCCCACCTGCTCGGCTACCACAACGGTCGCTACCGCGTCCTCGGCGAGACGATGGACACCGGCGTCGGTAACGCCATCGACAAGTTCACCCGCCACGTCGGGTGGACCCACCCCGGCGGCCCCAAAGTCGAAGCGGCCGCCAAAGACGGCGAGTACGTCGAGTTACCGTACGTCGTCAAGGGGATGGACTTCTCTTTCTCGGGCATCATGAGCGCCGCGAAGGACGAGGCGGACGCTGGCACGCCCGTCGAAGACATCTCCGCCGGGTTGCAGGAGACAATCTTCGGCATGCTCACCGAAGTCGCAGAGCGTGCACTCTCGCTCACGGGGACAGACGAACTCGTCCTCGGTGGCGGCGTCGGGAACAACGCCCGCCTCCGCGAGATGCTCGCCGAGATGTGCGACCAGCGCGGTGCGAAGTTCCACGCGCCCGAACCGCGATTCCTCGGCGACAACGCGGGGATGATTGCCCTCCTCGGCGCGCGGATGTTCGCCGCGGGCGACACCCTCGCCGTCGAAGACTCCGCCGTGGACCCGAACTTCCGCCCGGACCAGGTCGAAGTGACGTGGCGCGGCACCGACGAATCGGTCGCTCGCGCCTACACCGACGACGGTGCCATCCGCGGGGCCGAAGCCACAGTCGATATCGGCACCGACGAAGTCGTCAAACGTCGTGTTCCCAAGACGTACCGACACCCGGAACTCGACGACAGACTCCGCAGAGAGCGGACGAAGGCGGAAGCACGCCTGACGAGCGACGCTCGCCGGGTGGGCGTTCGGACGCCAATCATCCGCGACGTAGACCCCGTCGATGGCGTCATCACCTTCCAGAGAGTCGGAGACGCTGACCTCGCGGAACGACTCGACCCGGCCGCCGTCCGCGTCGTCGGCGAGTACCTCGCGCGCCTTCACGAGGCAGGCATCGTCCACGGTGACCCGACGACGCGAAACATCCGCGTCGGAACTGGACCCGACGGAGAGACGCACGTCCACCTCATCGACTTCGGACTCGGGTTCCACACCGGCCACGTCGAAGACCACGCGATGGACCTCCACGTGTTCGCTCAGAGTGTCGAAGGCACAGCGGACGACGCCGGACCGCTGGTCGACGCCCTCGAAGCAGGCTACGAATCGGTCGGGTCGGAGGAAGTCATCGCCCGCCTCCGGGACGTCGAGTCCCGCGGCCGGTATCGGTAG